TTCGCTCGAAGGATGTCAGGGAAATCGTCGAAAAGGCATTGGCCGATTGAACCCACACGGATGCGGTCGCCCGCACGCAGGCGACCGCATCCGGGCCGACAACGATCATGTCGGGGCCGGGCCCTCGGCCATGTAGAATCCCGTCTAACTGAAACGCTCGCGGAGTCTGTGATGCAACGTCGTACCACGCTTACCCAATATTTGATCGAACAACAACGCAAGACGCAGAAACTGCCCGCCGATTTGCGCCTCCTCATCGAAGTGGTCGCCCGGGCCTGCAAGGTCATCGGCTACAACGTCAGCAAAGGTGCGCTGGGCGGCGTGCTGGGCTCGGCAGGCAGCGAGAACGTGCAGGGCGAGGTGCAAAAGAAACTCGACGTGATTTCCAACGAGATCCTGCTCGAGGCGAACGAATGGGGCGGCAATCTCGCGGCGATGGCCTCCGAGGAACTGGAGGAAATCCATCCCATTCCGAGCGAATATCCGCAGGGCGAATACCTGTTGCTGTTCGATCCGCTCGACGGTTCGTCGAACATCGACGTCAATGTCTCGATCGGCACGATCTTCTCGGTGCTGCGCTCGCCCGACGGCGTCAACACGACGACCCAGTCCTTCCTGCAGGCAGGCACGCGGCAGGTCGCCGCGGGCTACGCGGTGTACGGTCCGCAAACCATGCTGGTGCTGACGACCGGCGACGGCGTCAACGGCTTCACGCTCGACCGGGAGCTGGGTTCGTGGGTATTGACGCAGCCGCAAATGCGCGTCCCCGAGGACACGCATGAATACGCGATCAATGCGTCGAATGCCCGGCACTGGCATCCACCGGTCACGCGTTACGTGAACGAGTTGCAGGCCGGCGCCGACGGCGCGCGTGGCGAGGACTTCAACATGCGCTGGATTGCCTCGATGGTGGCGGACGTTCACCGCGTACTGACGCGCGGCGGCATTTTCATGTATCCGGCCGACAAGCGCGACCCGTCCAAGCCGGGCAAGCTGCGTCTGATGTACGAGGCGAATCCGATGGCGTTCCTCACCGAGCAGGCCGGAGGCGCGGCGACCGACGGCAAGCGCCGCATCATGGATATCGTTCCCGAGCGTCTGCACGAACGCGTCGCGGTGTTCCTGGGTTCGAAAAACGAGGTCGAGCGCGTTACCCGGTACCACGACGAGGCCTGAGCGCAGCTGCGGAGAAATAGTTTAGCCAAATGCTTGCGTAATTCAAAAAGCCAGCTATAATTTCTTTTCTTCGTCGCCGGGATAGCTCAGTTGGTAGAGCAGCGCATTCGTAATGCGAAGGTCGGGGGTTCGACTCCTCTTTCCGGCACCAGAGATTCAAGCAAGAAAGCCCAGCCCATTCGGTTGGGCTTTTTTGTTTTCCAGGTGCGCTTTCGCACCGTCACGAACGCCCCTCGCGGTGAACATGCCTCCCGCCGGCACCTGCCCTCGCCAAAGCCCCTGAATTCGTCTCCTCAATCGTCTCCTTAAAA
This region of Robbsia betulipollinis genomic DNA includes:
- a CDS encoding class 1 fructose-bisphosphatase, with the translated sequence MQRRTTLTQYLIEQQRKTQKLPADLRLLIEVVARACKVIGYNVSKGALGGVLGSAGSENVQGEVQKKLDVISNEILLEANEWGGNLAAMASEELEEIHPIPSEYPQGEYLLLFDPLDGSSNIDVNVSIGTIFSVLRSPDGVNTTTQSFLQAGTRQVAAGYAVYGPQTMLVLTTGDGVNGFTLDRELGSWVLTQPQMRVPEDTHEYAINASNARHWHPPVTRYVNELQAGADGARGEDFNMRWIASMVADVHRVLTRGGIFMYPADKRDPSKPGKLRLMYEANPMAFLTEQAGGAATDGKRRIMDIVPERLHERVAVFLGSKNEVERVTRYHDEA